The Sinomonas sp. P10A9 genome includes a window with the following:
- a CDS encoding Maf family protein — translation MTVHTAPATPPSLILASKSPARTKLLEEAGIPHRVLVSDVDEEALAAAHPTATPAETSLLLARAKAEAVAALPAAAGALVLGCDSVFELDGQALGKPYTPHVARERLAAMSGRGGVLHTGHWLVDRRAASHDGAHDAARAPGAGEVASATVEFTSMSEREIAAYVATGEPLQCAGSFTIDGLGGAFLARVDGDPHAVVGLSVSTLRMLLTGVGVRLTDWWAAAVGD, via the coding sequence GTGACCGTGCACACCGCCCCTGCCACCCCACCCAGCCTCATCCTCGCCTCGAAGTCGCCAGCGAGGACCAAGCTGCTCGAGGAAGCCGGAATCCCGCACCGCGTCCTGGTCTCCGACGTGGACGAGGAGGCCCTCGCCGCGGCCCACCCCACCGCAACCCCGGCCGAAACCTCGCTGCTCCTCGCGCGGGCGAAGGCCGAGGCCGTGGCCGCGCTGCCCGCCGCCGCAGGGGCGCTCGTGCTCGGCTGCGACTCGGTCTTCGAGCTCGACGGGCAGGCGCTCGGCAAGCCCTACACGCCGCACGTTGCCCGCGAGCGCCTCGCGGCCATGAGCGGGCGCGGCGGCGTGCTGCACACCGGACACTGGCTCGTGGACCGGCGCGCCGCCTCACACGACGGCGCGCACGACGCCGCGCGCGCGCCGGGCGCGGGAGAGGTCGCCTCTGCGACGGTCGAGTTCACGAGCATGAGCGAACGGGAGATCGCGGCCTACGTCGCCACGGGCGAACCGCTCCAGTGCGCGGGCTCGTTCACGATCGACGGGCTCGGCGGCGCGTTCCTCGCCCGCGTCGACGGCGACCCGCACGCCGTCGTGGGCCTGTCCGTCTCCACCTTGCGCATGCTCCTGACGGGAGTCGGGGTGCGGCTCACGGACTGGTGGGCGGCCGCCGTCGGGGACTGA
- a CDS encoding alpha/beta fold hydrolase codes for MMETPIGRLEVSVDGVGPAAVLMHSLFVDSRSWDRVRGRLASERTLVAITAPGHGPSGDPGRTYSIHEIAAAALGILDGLAAEKRIPPGPADWVGNALGGHAGILAAAHYPERIRSLITLGAPVQAPTLPFRLQEAAILPARALMGMTGWLRQAIVSVLLSERTRAHDPEAVGYVEECLTASDPRLLGRAIRSLAVRRPDFTGLLPRITAPTVFATGTEHNSWPPELAAEAARLLPHGTAVTLPHAAYLLPLEVPEETAQLILRHWSAAEARPEGIHTSTQDAGSGTDS; via the coding sequence ATGATGGAAACCCCGATCGGCCGGCTCGAGGTCTCGGTTGACGGCGTGGGGCCCGCGGCCGTCCTCATGCACAGTCTCTTTGTCGATTCGCGGTCATGGGACCGGGTCCGCGGCCGCCTCGCCTCAGAACGGACGCTCGTGGCGATCACGGCGCCCGGGCACGGGCCAAGCGGGGACCCTGGCCGGACGTACTCGATCCACGAGATCGCGGCGGCCGCTCTCGGCATCCTCGACGGTCTGGCCGCCGAAAAGCGCATCCCACCGGGCCCAGCCGACTGGGTGGGCAACGCGCTCGGGGGCCATGCGGGCATCCTCGCCGCCGCCCACTATCCCGAGAGGATACGGTCGCTCATCACGCTGGGGGCTCCTGTCCAGGCTCCGACGCTGCCCTTCCGCCTCCAAGAGGCGGCCATCCTGCCCGCAAGGGCGCTGATGGGAATGACGGGCTGGCTGCGGCAGGCCATCGTGAGTGTGCTCCTCTCGGAACGGACCCGCGCGCACGATCCTGAGGCCGTCGGGTATGTCGAGGAATGCCTCACCGCGTCCGACCCGAGGCTCCTCGGACGGGCCATACGGTCACTCGCGGTGCGTCGTCCCGACTTCACGGGACTCCTGCCGAGGATCACTGCGCCAACGGTCTTCGCGACCGGAACTGAGCACAACTCGTGGCCACCGGAACTGGCCGCGGAGGCGGCACGCCTCCTTCCACACGGCACGGCCGTCACCCTTCCCCACGCCGCGTACCTGCTGCCGCTCGAGGTGCCCGAGGAGACGGCGCAGCTCATCCTGCGGCACTGGTCTGCGGCCGAAGCCCGGCCCGAAGGGATCCACACGTCGACCCAGGACGCGGGATCTGGAACCGATTCCTAG
- a CDS encoding TetR/AcrR family transcriptional regulator, with product MQPDAGSVGGLDSRLIGLALTALEHTPPDRLSIREIARAAGVSHQAPYVHLGGKRGFLAAVAGVGLEAAAQRARVAVDAAGPGAVERLHALVDAYHRFATDEPNLHDLAFGPLVAKSDHPDLQRAAIHYWRVMQEAVSACQPPGIEPGELLRRCAAAWGLIHGLSRLSAVGQIPAIVPGDLHRLMHDGIDTMRRGWTP from the coding sequence ATGCAACCTGATGCCGGCAGCGTCGGTGGGCTGGACTCCCGGCTCATTGGACTCGCCCTGACGGCGCTCGAGCACACCCCGCCCGATCGTCTCAGCATCCGCGAGATCGCACGTGCCGCCGGCGTGAGCCATCAGGCGCCGTACGTCCACCTTGGCGGCAAGCGCGGATTCCTCGCCGCCGTGGCCGGCGTCGGTCTGGAGGCCGCGGCCCAGCGCGCGCGGGTGGCGGTCGACGCCGCCGGGCCGGGCGCCGTCGAGCGCCTCCATGCGCTCGTGGACGCCTACCACCGCTTCGCAACCGACGAGCCGAACCTTCACGACCTGGCCTTCGGGCCGCTCGTTGCCAAGTCCGACCATCCGGACCTGCAGCGCGCCGCGATCCACTATTGGCGCGTGATGCAGGAGGCCGTGTCCGCCTGCCAGCCGCCGGGGATCGAGCCTGGCGAGCTCCTGAGGCGCTGCGCCGCCGCGTGGGGGCTCATCCACGGGCTGAGCCGGCTGAGTGCTGTGGGCCAGATCCCCGCGATTGTTCCGGGGGACCTGCACCGGCTGATGCACGACGGGATCGACACGATGCGGCGAGGCTGGACCCCGTAA
- a CDS encoding MMPL family transporter, protein MASLLYRLGRFAYDRRWLVIALWLVIIAAVGGSAAAFHGTTTNTFQIPGTETQRMLDKLKADLPSAAGGNATLVFESPDAPFTDAQKKQLSAALEKIKGLDGVQSVTDPFATQAQLDSASAQIADGEKQLAAAQAQLDAGKPQLDAAKAQLDQTKAQLDAGQAQLDAQKQALAAQGMSAAAIAQATASAQAQLDAGRAQYDAGKAQYDAGAKKAADGAATIAQKKQELALGQRQADASAGLRFVSSDHRAAIAPVQFTKSTDSLPTSLRTQIQDIASSVDGVQGHASKELTQDINQIFGAGETIGVTVAALVLVVMLGAFVAAGLPLVMALVGVAVGVGGTIALTGVIEMSSVTPMLGLMLGLAVGIDYSLFILNRHRNQLLGGMDPRQSVALAIGTSGTAVVFAGLTVVIALVALVVPGLPFLAVMGVAAAATVAVAVIIAVTLLPALLSLVGKHIISKRRWAKAARENTQPGHGVVEAREDLAKSNRGWGAWLTRHPWIAVVASVILLGVLTLPASQLHLALPDGGADPVDSTSFKAYDATGKYFGAGMTGPIVVVGELPAGLDDAAAKVKQLDVADQLRAVPGVVAAVPLALSPDHHTAVFRVIPTEGPASASTVQVVHDLRSQGSAIQSRTGVSIGLTGQTAANVDVTSKIADALPVYLAIVVGLSFLLLLLVFRSLLVPILATAGFLLSLGAAFGSVVAVYQWGWLGPVFDITHPGPILSFMPILLIGILFGLAMDYQVFITSGIRESYAHGQEAHLAIRTGFHHAARVITAAAIIMVSVFAGFIFSHLTMVRPLGFGLALGVLLDAFVVRMTLVPAIMRLFGKAAWWLPRWLDRILPDLDIEGAKLERATAAPHGAHVDGGGQPEPAADSVR, encoded by the coding sequence ATGGCTTCGCTCCTCTACCGCCTCGGGCGGTTCGCCTACGACCGCAGGTGGCTCGTCATAGCCCTCTGGCTCGTGATCATCGCGGCCGTCGGAGGCTCTGCCGCCGCGTTCCACGGCACCACGACCAACACGTTCCAGATCCCCGGCACCGAGACGCAGCGGATGCTCGACAAGCTCAAGGCGGACCTGCCGTCCGCCGCGGGCGGCAACGCGACGCTCGTCTTCGAATCCCCCGATGCCCCCTTCACGGACGCGCAGAAGAAGCAACTGAGCGCCGCGCTGGAGAAGATCAAGGGGCTCGACGGCGTACAGAGCGTCACCGACCCGTTCGCGACCCAGGCGCAGCTCGACAGCGCCAGCGCGCAGATCGCCGACGGCGAGAAGCAGCTCGCCGCGGCGCAGGCCCAGCTCGACGCCGGCAAGCCCCAGCTCGATGCCGCCAAGGCCCAGCTCGACCAGACGAAGGCGCAGCTCGATGCCGGGCAGGCGCAGCTTGACGCCCAGAAGCAGGCCCTCGCGGCCCAGGGAATGTCGGCCGCCGCGATCGCCCAAGCGACCGCCTCCGCGCAGGCACAGCTCGATGCCGGGCGCGCCCAGTACGACGCCGGCAAGGCCCAGTACGACGCCGGCGCGAAGAAGGCGGCAGACGGTGCCGCGACGATCGCCCAGAAGAAGCAGGAGCTTGCCCTCGGCCAGCGCCAGGCGGATGCCTCGGCAGGCCTGAGGTTCGTCTCCTCCGATCATCGCGCGGCCATTGCCCCGGTACAGTTCACGAAGTCCACCGACAGCCTCCCGACCTCGCTCCGCACGCAGATCCAGGACATCGCCTCGAGCGTTGACGGAGTGCAGGGGCACGCGAGCAAGGAGCTCACCCAGGACATCAACCAGATCTTCGGGGCAGGCGAGACCATCGGCGTGACCGTCGCGGCACTCGTGCTCGTCGTCATGCTCGGCGCGTTCGTCGCGGCCGGCCTGCCACTCGTCATGGCGCTCGTCGGCGTGGCAGTGGGCGTTGGCGGGACCATAGCCCTCACCGGCGTGATCGAGATGAGCTCCGTGACGCCGATGCTGGGCCTCATGCTCGGCCTGGCCGTTGGCATCGACTATTCGCTGTTCATCCTCAACCGGCACCGCAACCAGCTGCTCGGCGGCATGGATCCCCGCCAGTCCGTCGCACTCGCGATCGGTACGTCCGGCACTGCCGTCGTATTCGCCGGCCTCACCGTGGTCATCGCACTCGTCGCCCTCGTGGTGCCCGGGCTGCCGTTCCTCGCGGTCATGGGCGTGGCCGCTGCGGCGACGGTCGCAGTGGCCGTGATCATCGCCGTCACACTGCTTCCAGCACTCCTGAGCCTCGTCGGGAAGCACATCATCTCCAAGCGGCGCTGGGCCAAGGCTGCCCGGGAGAACACCCAGCCCGGGCACGGGGTCGTGGAGGCGCGCGAGGACCTCGCCAAGTCCAACCGCGGCTGGGGCGCGTGGCTCACGCGGCACCCGTGGATCGCCGTCGTCGCCTCGGTGATCCTGCTGGGCGTGCTCACGCTCCCGGCGTCCCAGCTGCACCTCGCGCTCCCGGATGGCGGCGCGGACCCCGTGGACTCCACGTCCTTCAAGGCCTACGACGCCACGGGCAAGTACTTCGGCGCAGGCATGACGGGGCCCATCGTCGTGGTCGGCGAACTCCCGGCGGGCCTCGACGACGCGGCGGCGAAGGTCAAGCAGCTCGACGTCGCGGACCAGCTCCGCGCCGTGCCGGGCGTGGTCGCCGCCGTCCCGCTCGCGCTGAGCCCGGACCATCACACAGCCGTGTTCCGCGTGATCCCCACTGAGGGCCCCGCCAGCGCGAGCACCGTCCAGGTGGTCCACGACCTGCGGTCCCAGGGCAGCGCGATCCAGTCCCGTACCGGGGTCTCGATCGGCCTCACCGGCCAGACCGCGGCCAACGTCGACGTGACGTCCAAGATCGCGGACGCGCTCCCGGTCTACCTCGCGATCGTCGTCGGCCTCTCGTTCCTCCTGCTGCTGCTCGTGTTCCGTTCGCTTCTGGTGCCGATTCTCGCCACGGCTGGATTCCTGCTCTCGCTCGGCGCGGCGTTCGGCTCAGTCGTCGCCGTGTACCAGTGGGGCTGGCTCGGCCCGGTCTTCGACATCACCCATCCGGGTCCGATCCTGAGCTTCATGCCGATCCTGCTCATAGGCATCCTGTTCGGCCTCGCGATGGACTACCAGGTGTTCATCACTTCGGGCATCCGGGAGTCGTACGCGCACGGCCAGGAGGCGCACCTCGCCATCCGGACCGGGTTCCACCACGCGGCGCGGGTCATCACGGCCGCCGCCATCATCATGGTGAGCGTGTTCGCGGGCTTCATCTTCAGCCACCTCACGATGGTCCGGCCGCTCGGCTTCGGGCTGGCCCTAGGCGTGCTCCTGGACGCTTTCGTGGTGCGCATGACGCTCGTGCCCGCCATCATGCGCCTCTTCGGCAAGGCGGCGTGGTGGCTCCCGCGCTGGCTTGACCGCATCCTGCCCGACCTCGACATCGAAGGCGCCAAGCTCGAGCGCGCGACGGCGGCGCCCCATGGGGCGCATGTCGACGGCGGGGGCCAACCGGAGCCTGCGGCGGACAGCGTGCGCTGA
- a CDS encoding TetR/AcrR family transcriptional regulator, producing the protein MTTETPSRREQNKAATRESIIGAGLSLATARGLGGFTVEELADAAGVSRRTFFNYFSSVEEAIAAPTFGFLDTALGKLTSRPADEALLDSALHVLTGLADNDLIAPMAQSFLLAVGHDPVTRYQLQAFDECGEKIAAAIRAREPALGDLYVAALSASVVACGKSALEVWLAERSGDLSPSSLARLRTLLREAITHLRAGFAMP; encoded by the coding sequence GTGACCACAGAAACCCCGTCCCGCCGTGAGCAGAACAAGGCCGCTACCCGGGAGTCGATCATCGGAGCCGGGCTCTCGCTCGCAACCGCGCGCGGGCTCGGCGGGTTCACGGTCGAGGAACTCGCCGACGCGGCTGGCGTCTCCCGTCGCACCTTCTTCAACTACTTCAGCAGCGTCGAAGAGGCCATTGCCGCGCCCACCTTCGGCTTCCTCGACACGGCGCTCGGCAAGCTGACGAGCCGCCCGGCGGACGAGGCACTCCTCGACTCGGCCCTGCACGTGCTCACCGGCCTCGCGGACAACGACCTCATCGCGCCCATGGCCCAGTCCTTCCTCCTGGCCGTGGGCCACGACCCGGTGACCCGCTACCAGCTCCAGGCGTTCGACGAATGCGGCGAGAAGATCGCAGCTGCCATCCGCGCCCGTGAACCCGCGCTCGGCGACCTGTACGTCGCGGCCCTGTCCGCAAGCGTCGTCGCGTGCGGGAAATCCGCACTCGAGGTCTGGCTCGCCGAGCGCTCCGGCGACCTCTCGCCGTCGTCCCTCGCCAGACTCCGCACCCTCCTCCGCGAAGCGATCACCCACCTCAGGGCCGGCTTCGCCATGCCCTGA
- a CDS encoding dicarboxylate/amino acid:cation symporter: MSTSTSTQRAERRLPKWATSFGPQIIAALVIGLALGLLAKYTGSTKAHPNGLGATLAMIGSSYVSLLQTAVVPLIFTAVVSSIANLRQVSNAAKLTWNTLLWFAITAFIAVMIGIGLGVFFQPGANTGITQQATYAGKTGDWWAFLVGLFPKNFLGLSASSAVADGGTVTTNVSFNVLQILVIAIAVGVAALKIGAKAEPFLTFNRSALEIIQKVLWWIIRLAPLGTIGLIGNAVAVYGWDTIGALGKFSVAIYAGLVLVLFVVYPILVKSHGLSVKQYFTGVWPAVQLGFVSRSSIGTLPLTQRVTERNLGVPSGYASFAVPLGATTKMDGCAAVYPAVAAIFVAQFFGIPLDFSQYLLIVLVSVLGSAATAGTTGAVVMLTLTLSTLGLPLAGVGLLLAIDPILDMGRTAVNVAGQALVPAIVAKRQGILDLDLYNAPRHGDPFNDDSATGSDSDSDSAQGHAHDGELAASH; the protein is encoded by the coding sequence GTGAGCACCTCTACCAGCACCCAGCGCGCAGAGCGCCGACTTCCGAAGTGGGCCACCTCATTCGGCCCACAGATCATCGCCGCCCTCGTCATCGGCCTCGCCCTCGGCCTCCTCGCCAAGTACACCGGCAGCACGAAGGCGCATCCGAACGGCCTCGGCGCGACCCTCGCCATGATCGGCAGCAGCTATGTGAGCCTCCTGCAGACCGCCGTGGTCCCCCTCATCTTCACAGCAGTCGTCAGCTCGATCGCCAACCTGCGCCAGGTCTCCAACGCCGCGAAGCTCACGTGGAACACGCTCCTGTGGTTCGCGATCACCGCGTTCATCGCCGTCATGATCGGCATCGGCCTCGGCGTGTTCTTCCAGCCGGGTGCCAACACCGGCATCACGCAGCAGGCCACGTACGCCGGCAAGACCGGTGACTGGTGGGCGTTCCTCGTCGGCCTGTTCCCGAAGAACTTCCTCGGCCTGTCGGCTAGTTCCGCGGTTGCCGACGGCGGCACCGTCACCACGAACGTGAGCTTCAACGTACTGCAGATCCTCGTCATCGCCATCGCCGTGGGGGTCGCGGCCCTCAAGATCGGTGCGAAGGCGGAGCCCTTCCTGACCTTCAACCGCTCGGCCCTCGAGATCATCCAGAAGGTGCTGTGGTGGATCATCCGCCTGGCCCCTCTGGGAACCATCGGCCTCATCGGCAACGCGGTCGCCGTCTACGGCTGGGACACGATCGGCGCCTTGGGCAAGTTCTCCGTCGCGATCTACGCCGGGCTCGTCCTCGTGCTCTTCGTGGTCTACCCGATCCTCGTCAAGTCGCACGGGCTCTCGGTCAAGCAGTACTTCACCGGGGTCTGGCCCGCGGTCCAGCTCGGCTTCGTCTCCCGCTCCTCGATCGGAACGCTGCCGCTCACACAGCGCGTCACCGAGCGCAACCTCGGGGTCCCCTCCGGCTACGCGTCCTTCGCCGTGCCCCTCGGCGCGACCACCAAGATGGACGGCTGCGCGGCGGTCTACCCCGCGGTCGCAGCGATCTTCGTGGCCCAGTTCTTCGGCATCCCGCTGGACTTCAGCCAGTACCTCCTGATCGTGCTCGTCTCAGTCCTCGGCTCGGCCGCGACGGCCGGCACCACGGGCGCCGTCGTCATGCTGACCCTCACGCTCTCGACCCTCGGCCTCCCGCTGGCCGGCGTGGGCCTGCTGCTCGCGATCGACCCGATCCTGGACATGGGCCGCACGGCCGTCAACGTCGCGGGCCAGGCACTCGTTCCGGCCATCGTCGCCAAGCGCCAGGGCATCCTCGATCTGGACCTCTACAACGCCCCGCGCCACGGGGACCCGTTCAACGACGATTCGGCCACTGGGTCGGATTCGGATTCGGATTCGGCGCAGGGACACGCGCACGACGGCGAGCTGGCTGCCTCACACTGA
- a CDS encoding DUF885 domain-containing protein, translated as MDGIANEFTAKLLELEPALATELGYPGHETEYPDYSPAGLNALLLLARDTIAGLESATPTDGIDEVTVDAMRERLGLEVERHESGWVAAELNNIDSPAQHIRATFDLMPTDTSEQWGHIAGRAANVPAAIEGYIASLRSAAADGKVAAARQVQAVIGQCRKYGAEEGGFFAQLAKDAKLDGGAPLPDDVVSAISDGCAAASAAYLRLADFLEEELLPQAPQQDAVGRERYILASRRFLGATVDLEETYAWGVAELDRIIAEQEAVAEQIKPGATIAEAKAILNADPERQLKGTDALKAWMQGLSDRAVAGLAGTHFEIAEPMLKLECMIAPTQDGGIYYTAPSDDFSRPGRMWWSVPEGEDTFTTWAETSTVYHEGVPGHHLQCATAVYRRELLNNWRRNICWVSGHGEGWALYAERLMDELGYLSDPGDRMGMLDGQRMRAARVVFDIGVHLGLEIPERWGSGTWTPEKGYDFLKQNLDISEGQLDFEYHRYLGWPGQAPSYKIGQRLWEQIRAELKAEAEAEGREFDVKAFHTRALNLGSVGLDTLRRALVG; from the coding sequence GTGGACGGGATCGCGAACGAGTTCACCGCGAAGCTCCTCGAACTCGAACCGGCCCTCGCCACCGAGCTCGGCTACCCGGGCCACGAGACCGAGTACCCGGACTACTCCCCCGCCGGCCTCAACGCGCTCCTGTTGCTCGCCAGGGACACCATCGCCGGGCTCGAGTCGGCGACTCCCACAGACGGGATCGACGAGGTCACCGTGGACGCGATGCGTGAGCGGCTCGGCCTCGAGGTCGAGCGTCACGAGAGCGGCTGGGTCGCGGCGGAGCTGAACAACATCGATTCCCCCGCCCAGCACATCCGCGCGACCTTCGACCTCATGCCCACCGACACCTCCGAGCAGTGGGGCCATATTGCCGGCCGCGCGGCCAACGTGCCGGCCGCAATCGAGGGCTACATCGCCTCGCTGCGCTCCGCCGCCGCGGACGGCAAGGTCGCGGCAGCGCGGCAGGTGCAGGCAGTGATCGGCCAGTGCCGCAAGTACGGCGCCGAAGAGGGCGGCTTCTTCGCGCAGCTCGCCAAGGATGCGAAGCTCGACGGCGGCGCTCCCCTCCCCGACGACGTCGTCTCTGCCATCTCGGACGGCTGCGCCGCAGCATCCGCCGCCTACCTCAGGCTCGCCGACTTCCTTGAGGAAGAGCTCCTCCCCCAGGCACCTCAGCAGGACGCCGTGGGACGCGAGCGCTACATCCTCGCGTCGCGCCGGTTCCTCGGCGCCACCGTGGACCTCGAGGAGACCTACGCGTGGGGCGTGGCCGAGCTGGACCGCATCATCGCCGAGCAGGAGGCGGTGGCCGAGCAGATCAAGCCCGGCGCCACGATCGCCGAGGCCAAGGCGATCCTGAACGCCGACCCGGAGCGCCAGCTCAAGGGAACCGACGCTCTCAAGGCATGGATGCAGGGCCTGTCCGACCGGGCCGTGGCGGGCCTCGCGGGCACGCACTTCGAGATCGCCGAGCCCATGCTCAAGCTCGAGTGCATGATCGCCCCGACCCAGGACGGCGGCATCTACTACACCGCGCCGTCGGACGACTTCTCGCGGCCCGGCCGCATGTGGTGGTCCGTACCCGAGGGCGAGGACACGTTCACCACATGGGCCGAGACCAGCACCGTCTACCACGAAGGAGTCCCCGGCCATCACCTCCAGTGCGCCACCGCGGTCTACCGCCGCGAGCTCCTCAACAACTGGCGCCGGAACATCTGCTGGGTCTCCGGCCACGGCGAGGGCTGGGCCCTCTACGCGGAGCGTCTCATGGACGAGCTCGGCTACCTCTCCGACCCGGGCGACCGCATGGGCATGCTCGACGGCCAGCGGATGCGAGCGGCACGCGTCGTCTTCGACATCGGCGTGCACCTCGGCCTCGAGATTCCCGAGCGCTGGGGCTCCGGGACGTGGACGCCTGAGAAGGGCTACGACTTCCTGAAGCAGAACCTCGACATCTCCGAGGGGCAGCTCGACTTCGAGTACCACCGCTACCTCGGCTGGCCTGGCCAAGCGCCGTCGTACAAGATCGGCCAGCGGCTCTGGGAGCAGATCCGCGCGGAGCTCAAGGCAGAGGCCGAGGCGGAGGGCCGCGAGTTCGACGTCAAGGCGTTCCACACGCGAGCACTGAACCTCGGCTCCGTAGGCCTGGACACGCTGCGGCGAGCCCTTGTGGGCTGA
- a CDS encoding acyl-CoA carboxylase subunit epsilon, with protein sequence MSAGPVPVAPSASEAPPGEEAPLLFAVTKGQPTPEELAALTAVIAAVGAPPAQEEAAAPTRRERIRQATLRPRHMIAQRRGRQ encoded by the coding sequence GTGAGCGCAGGTCCGGTTCCCGTCGCGCCGTCCGCTTCCGAGGCGCCCCCCGGCGAAGAGGCTCCGCTGCTCTTCGCCGTCACGAAGGGGCAGCCGACGCCGGAGGAGCTCGCCGCGCTGACCGCAGTGATCGCGGCGGTCGGCGCGCCACCGGCGCAGGAGGAGGCCGCCGCGCCGACGCGCCGCGAGCGCATCCGCCAGGCGACGCTGCGCCCGCGGCACATGATCGCCCAGCGCCGCGGCCGGCAGTAA
- a CDS encoding acyl-CoA carboxylase subunit beta: protein MTHDLTTTAGKIADFRDRRAASLAPSGQEAIEKQHARGKNTARERIDMLLDEGSFVELDALAVHRSTAFGMEKKKPLGDGLVSGYGTVDGRPVAVYSQDFSVYGGSLSQVNGEKIVKVQEFALRNGFPVVGILDGGGARIQEGVASLAMFADIFRNNVHASGVIPQISLIMGPSAGGAAYSPALTDYIVMVDKTSHMFITGPDVIKTVTGEEVDMETLGGARQHNATTGTATYLASDESDAIEFVRELLDFLPSNNLVEAPVLDADQELEETDDDAALDALVPDSATQGYDMRAVIAGIVDDGNFLEMQALYAPNVMIGYGRMEGHTVGIVANQPIQFAGTLDIAASEKAARFVRHCDAFNIPIITLVDVPGFLPGKDQEFQGIIRRGAKLLYAYAEATVPKLTVICRKAYGGAYIVMGSKKLGADLNFAWPTAQIGVMGAQGAVNILYRRELAAVAAEPGAAAGDVDAKRAELIRDYEEELLNPYQAAELGYIDAVIAPSETRVQLLRGLRALRDKHASMPAKKHGNIPL from the coding sequence GTGACCCACGACCTGACCACGACCGCAGGCAAGATCGCGGACTTCCGCGACCGGCGGGCGGCGTCGCTCGCACCCTCGGGGCAGGAGGCGATCGAGAAGCAGCACGCACGCGGCAAGAACACGGCCCGCGAGCGCATCGACATGCTCCTCGACGAGGGCTCGTTCGTCGAGCTCGACGCGCTCGCCGTGCATCGATCCACCGCGTTCGGCATGGAGAAGAAGAAGCCGCTCGGGGATGGGCTGGTCTCGGGCTACGGCACCGTGGACGGCCGCCCGGTCGCCGTCTACAGCCAGGACTTCTCCGTCTACGGCGGCTCGCTCAGTCAGGTCAACGGCGAGAAGATCGTCAAGGTCCAGGAGTTCGCGCTCCGCAACGGCTTCCCCGTCGTCGGCATCCTCGACGGCGGCGGCGCGCGCATCCAGGAGGGCGTCGCGTCCCTGGCGATGTTCGCGGACATCTTCCGCAACAACGTCCATGCCTCCGGCGTCATACCCCAGATCTCCCTCATCATGGGCCCGTCCGCCGGGGGCGCGGCGTACTCCCCCGCCCTGACCGACTACATCGTGATGGTGGACAAGACGAGCCACATGTTCATCACCGGTCCGGACGTCATCAAGACCGTCACGGGCGAGGAGGTGGATATGGAGACGCTGGGCGGCGCGCGCCAGCACAACGCCACGACCGGCACCGCGACGTACCTCGCCTCCGACGAGTCGGACGCCATCGAGTTCGTCCGCGAGCTCCTCGACTTCCTCCCATCGAACAACCTGGTCGAGGCGCCGGTGCTGGATGCCGACCAGGAGCTCGAGGAGACCGACGACGACGCTGCGCTCGACGCGCTCGTTCCGGACTCAGCGACGCAGGGCTACGACATGCGCGCCGTGATTGCGGGGATCGTCGACGACGGCAACTTCCTCGAGATGCAGGCCCTCTACGCGCCGAACGTCATGATCGGCTACGGGCGCATGGAGGGCCACACCGTGGGCATCGTCGCGAACCAGCCGATCCAGTTCGCCGGGACGCTGGACATCGCGGCCTCGGAAAAGGCCGCGCGGTTTGTGCGCCACTGCGACGCGTTCAACATCCCGATCATCACGCTCGTGGACGTCCCGGGGTTCCTCCCGGGCAAGGACCAGGAGTTCCAGGGGATCATCCGGCGCGGGGCCAAGCTCCTGTATGCCTACGCCGAGGCGACGGTCCCCAAGCTCACCGTGATCTGCCGCAAGGCTTACGGCGGCGCGTACATCGTCATGGGCTCGAAGAAGCTCGGGGCGGATCTGAACTTCGCGTGGCCCACCGCTCAGATCGGCGTCATGGGAGCCCAGGGCGCCGTGAACATCCTGTACCGCCGCGAGCTGGCGGCGGTCGCGGCGGAGCCCGGAGCAGCAGCCGGCGACGTCGATGCGAAGCGCGCCGAGCTCATCCGGGACTACGAGGAGGAGCTCCTCAACCCCTACCAGGCCGCCGAGCTCGGGTACATCGATGCCGTCATCGCCCCCTCGGAGACCCGGGTCCAGCTGCTCCGCGGGCTCCGCGCTCTGCGCGACAAGCACGCGTCGATGCCCGCCAAGAAGCACGGGAACATCCCGCTGTGA